ATTTGCGTTGGTTGACAAGTGGTGTGGCCGGTGCTAATTTGCCCGGTCATGGCACCTCTTTACAGTGTCCGCATGCGGGCCAGTCGGCGGGGCGAGCACATGTCCGGCGCCGAACGCCTGGTGCGGCAGGAAGATGTCGAGACGGTCTGTCTCGAGCTGCTGCGGCGGGGACGCCGTCACAGCCGGGGGACGGCCGATGCCCTGCGCCTGGCCGTCGACCTGGTCGAAGAGGCGGAGATCGTGACCACGGCCCTGCCCGACCTGCTCACCTGGCAGGTGGCGGACGTTGCCGCCGGCCGCCGCGCTGCCCTGTGCAGGCTGGTCGCCGCCGGCGTTCCCGAGGCGGTTGCCGGTGCGGCGATGGCGGCTCTGGCCAAGGGGGCTGCCCCCGGCGGCGGCGTCATGCGCGGCGCCATGCTGGTCGATGTGCACAGCGGCGAGAGGCTGGAGGCGGACCAGGCGCGCGGGGTTCGCGTCAGCCGCATGGATCTGCTGCCGGAGCTGGAGGCGGAGCTGCAGCAACAGTTGGCCGCCTGCGGGCTGAACAACCGGCATGTCAGAGAGGCGCTGGTGCTGGCGGCCAAGGTGCTCTCGGCTCCGGGGCTGGTTGCCGAGCTCTGCTGGTCGGACGACCCCGACTACACCGCCGGCTATGTCGCCGCCCCCGGTTTCGGCTACCAGCGCTTTCCCCGGCTCAAGCCGGCAGGGGACCGTCGCGGGGGGAGGGCCTTTTTCGTCGACGGACGACGGACGGATGTCGAAGCGCTGATCCGCTATCTTGAACGGACACCGGTGCTGGTGACCCGGCCGGGCCGGGTGTTGCCGGCGCGGCCCTGGCAGGAGGGATGATGGAAGACTGGCAAAAGGAACTCGACCGGCTGTCTGAGACCGGCATGCGGCGTTTTCTGCGGGTCATCGACGGCGCCCAGGGACCGCAGGTGGAGCTCGACGGTCGTCGGGTGTTGCTCCTCTGTTCCAATAACTATCTCGGTCTGGCCGGTCACCCGGCGCTGATCGAGGCGATGGTCCGGGCGACGCGCGATTTCGGTGCCGGTTCCGGCGCCTCGCGCCTGGTGTCGGGGACCATGCGCGCCCATGTCGAGCTCGAGGAGCGCCTGGCGGCCTTCAAGGGAACCGAGGCGGCGCTGCTGTTCAACAGCGGTTTCGCTGCCAATACCGGCATCCTGCAGGCGCTTTTTGGTCCGGACGACCTGATCTTTTCCGACGAACTCAACCACGCCTCGATCATCGACGGCTGCCGGCTGTCCACCGCCCGGGTGCGGGTCTATCCGCACGCCGACGTGCAGGCCCTCGAGGCGATCATGCGCCAGGAGGCGCCGAAGCGCCGGGGACGCTGGCTGATCGTCACCGACGGG
This region of Geothermobacter ehrlichii genomic DNA includes:
- a CDS encoding 6-carboxyhexanoate--CoA ligase; this encodes MAPLYSVRMRASRRGEHMSGAERLVRQEDVETVCLELLRRGRRHSRGTADALRLAVDLVEEAEIVTTALPDLLTWQVADVAAGRRAALCRLVAAGVPEAVAGAAMAALAKGAAPGGGVMRGAMLVDVHSGERLEADQARGVRVSRMDLLPELEAELQQQLAACGLNNRHVREALVLAAKVLSAPGLVAELCWSDDPDYTAGYVAAPGFGYQRFPRLKPAGDRRGGRAFFVDGRRTDVEALIRYLERTPVLVTRPGRVLPARPWQEG